A stretch of Candidatus Eremiobacterota bacterium DNA encodes these proteins:
- the gcvT gene encoding glycine cleavage system aminomethyltransferase GcvT, producing the protein MTVDASGALRRTALHETHLALGARMVPFGGFEMPVQYSSILKEHDAVRKRAGLFDLSHMGQFELRGADVGPWAEGLTINKVANMKPGQARYNVFTNERGGAHDDVIFYRLEENRWLLVVNAGNADKMWAHVSANAAPGVELTNLHGARALIAVQGPRSVEWLQPYVEAELAPIKYYSCAETRVKGTRDPIVLARTGYTGEDGFELFLSSEEATGVWDLLLADNRARGLEPCGLGARDVLRLEAGMPLYGHELTEEITPVQAGLSWAIKFDKPQFTGREALLAQKDAGEYARIVGFAMDGRVPARAGYPVFAGGVRVGEVRSGSFGPSVAKSIGTALVEASAAPDGTRLEIEIRGTRHAAAVTPLPFYKRPKT; encoded by the coding sequence ATGACCGTCGACGCTTCCGGTGCGTTGCGCCGCACCGCCCTGCACGAGACCCACCTGGCGCTCGGCGCTCGAATGGTGCCGTTCGGCGGGTTCGAGATGCCCGTGCAGTACTCGAGCATCCTCAAGGAGCACGACGCGGTGCGCAAGCGCGCCGGTCTGTTCGACCTCTCCCACATGGGACAGTTCGAGCTGCGCGGAGCGGACGTCGGGCCGTGGGCGGAGGGGCTGACCATCAACAAGGTCGCCAACATGAAGCCCGGCCAGGCGCGCTACAACGTCTTTACCAACGAGCGCGGCGGCGCGCACGACGACGTCATCTTCTACCGGCTCGAGGAGAACCGCTGGCTGCTGGTCGTCAACGCCGGCAACGCCGACAAGATGTGGGCCCACGTCAGCGCCAACGCCGCGCCCGGCGTCGAACTGACGAACCTGCACGGCGCGCGCGCGCTGATCGCGGTCCAAGGCCCGCGCTCCGTCGAGTGGCTGCAACCGTACGTCGAAGCAGAGCTCGCGCCGATCAAGTACTACTCGTGCGCCGAGACACGGGTCAAAGGGACGCGCGATCCGATCGTCCTCGCGCGTACCGGCTACACCGGCGAAGACGGCTTCGAGCTGTTCCTGTCGTCGGAAGAAGCGACCGGCGTGTGGGACCTGCTGCTCGCCGACAATCGCGCGCGCGGGCTCGAGCCGTGCGGGCTGGGCGCGCGCGACGTGCTGCGGCTCGAAGCGGGGATGCCGCTCTACGGCCACGAGCTCACCGAAGAGATCACGCCGGTGCAAGCCGGCTTGTCGTGGGCGATCAAGTTCGACAAGCCGCAGTTCACCGGCCGCGAGGCCTTGCTCGCGCAAAAAGACGCCGGCGAGTATGCGCGCATCGTCGGGTTCGCGATGGACGGGCGCGTGCCGGCGCGCGCGGGCTATCCGGTGTTCGCCGGCGGCGTGCGTGTCGGCGAGGTGCGCAGCGGTTCGTTCGGACCATCGGTCGCGAAAAGCATCGGCACCGCGCTGGTCGAGGCATCGGCGGCGCCCGACGGGACGCGGCTCGAGATCGAGATTCGCGGGACGCGCCACGCTGCCGCCGTCACGCCGCTTCCGTTCTACAAACGTCCGAAGACCTGA
- the gcvH gene encoding glycine cleavage system protein GcvH: MANGVPAGLLYSKEHEWVKLDGDVATVGITDYAQSSLGDIVYVELPRVGADLTQFGSIGVVESVKAVSDIFTPVGGEVVGINDGLDNDPALVNSDPYGEGWFFKVKLADVSQTGNLLTPEQYEQLIAES; the protein is encoded by the coding sequence ATGGCGAACGGAGTACCGGCAGGTCTGCTTTACAGCAAGGAACACGAGTGGGTGAAGCTCGACGGCGACGTCGCGACGGTCGGGATCACCGACTACGCGCAGTCCTCGCTCGGCGACATCGTCTACGTCGAGCTGCCGCGCGTCGGCGCCGACTTGACGCAGTTCGGCAGCATCGGTGTCGTCGAGTCGGTCAAAGCCGTCTCCGACATCTTCACACCGGTCGGCGGCGAGGTGGTCGGGATCAACGACGGTCTCGACAACGACCCCGCGCTGGTCAACAGCGACCCGTACGGCGAGGGCTGGTTCTTCAAGGTCAAGCTGGCCGACGTGAGCCAGACCGGCAACCTCTTGACGCCCGAGCAGTACGAGCAGCTGATCGCCGAGTCGTAG
- the gcvPA gene encoding aminomethyl-transferring glycine dehydrogenase subunit GcvPA has translation MLRVIGVDSLDDLVRVPDAVALRAPVEVTPRLSEIEIAERFRRHAERTTAGAYTSFLGAGAYRHYVPPVVGAIAMRGEFLTSYTPYQAEVSQGYLQAIYEWQTYIALLTGLDVANASVYDGATALAEAAIMAVNATGRKAVLVSSAVHPNYRAVLRTYAEGLELAVDELPYGADGRTDLSSLDAALAGGRYAALVVQSPNFFGTIDALPRGAAEKVKATKTVVIGVVAEAMSLAALAAPASWGAEICAGEAQSFGNAIAYGGPHVGFIAATNEHLRRIPGRLAGKSVDVNGKTAYVLTLQAREQHIRREKATSNICTNQAHCALCATVYLAAMGKTGLRDCAALNLARTSELREKVTSLDGFSARFDGPVFNEVAVRVPGRARDVLQALEEKNILGGIDLGRFYPELDDCILVTATELTTSDDVDRLVTALSEIPVRAAARV, from the coding sequence ATGCTGCGCGTGATCGGCGTCGACTCGCTGGACGATCTCGTCCGCGTGCCCGACGCCGTCGCGCTGCGCGCCCCCGTCGAGGTCACGCCTCGGCTCAGCGAGATCGAGATCGCCGAACGCTTCCGCCGCCACGCCGAGCGCACGACCGCCGGCGCGTACACCTCGTTCCTCGGCGCGGGTGCGTACCGGCACTACGTCCCGCCGGTCGTCGGGGCGATCGCGATGCGCGGCGAGTTCCTCACCTCGTACACGCCCTACCAGGCTGAGGTCTCGCAGGGCTATCTGCAGGCGATCTACGAGTGGCAGACCTACATCGCGCTGCTGACCGGCCTCGACGTCGCCAACGCGTCGGTCTACGACGGCGCGACCGCGCTCGCGGAAGCGGCGATCATGGCGGTGAACGCGACCGGCCGCAAAGCGGTCCTCGTCTCGAGCGCGGTTCATCCGAACTACCGCGCCGTGCTGCGCACGTACGCCGAAGGGCTCGAGCTCGCCGTCGACGAGCTGCCGTACGGCGCGGACGGGCGCACCGATCTCTCCTCGCTCGACGCCGCGCTCGCCGGCGGACGCTACGCCGCGCTCGTCGTGCAGTCGCCGAACTTCTTCGGCACGATCGACGCGCTGCCGCGCGGCGCCGCCGAGAAGGTCAAGGCGACGAAAACGGTCGTGATCGGCGTCGTCGCCGAAGCGATGTCGCTGGCCGCGCTGGCGGCGCCGGCGTCGTGGGGCGCGGAGATCTGCGCCGGCGAAGCCCAGTCGTTCGGCAACGCGATCGCCTACGGCGGACCGCACGTCGGCTTCATCGCCGCGACGAACGAGCACCTGCGCCGCATCCCCGGCCGGCTCGCCGGCAAGTCGGTCGACGTGAACGGCAAAACGGCGTACGTGCTCACGCTGCAGGCGCGCGAGCAGCACATCCGGCGCGAGAAAGCAACCTCGAACATCTGCACGAACCAGGCGCACTGCGCGCTGTGCGCGACGGTCTACCTCGCCGCGATGGGCAAGACCGGCTTGCGCGACTGCGCCGCGCTCAACCTCGCGCGCACGAGCGAGCTGCGCGAGAAAGTCACCTCGCTCGACGGCTTTTCGGCCCGTTTCGACGGCCCGGTCTTCAACGAAGTCGCCGTGCGCGTCCCGGGCCGCGCGCGCGACGTGCTACAGGCGCTGGAAGAGAAGAATATCCTCGGCGGGATCGATCTCGGGCGCTTCTACCCCGAGCTCGACGACTGCATCCTCGTGACCGCGACCGAGCTCACCACGAGCGACGACGTCGACCGCCTCGTCACCGCCCTTTCGGAGATTCCCGTCCGTGCCGCTGCCCGCGTTTGA